One Actinomyces respiraculi DNA window includes the following coding sequences:
- the uvrB gene encoding excinuclease ABC subunit UvrB, giving the protein MRPVTDLRRTNKPFEVVSRYTPSGDQPIAITDLTERLNAGEKDVVLLGATGTGKSATTAWLIEQVQRPTLILEPNKTLAAQMAAEFRELLPNNAVEYFVSYYDYYQPEAYVPQTDTFIEKDSSINDEVERLRHSATNSLLTRRDVVVVSSVSCIYGLGTPQEYVDRMTPLSVGEEIDRDELLRRFVTMQYTRNDIDFTRGTFRVRGDTVEIIPMYEELAIRIEFFGDEIESLSTLHPVTGDVIAKTDQVYVFPASHYVAGPERLAKAIEGIEVELAERLAILERDGKLLEAQRLRMRTTYDLEMLQQIGSCSGVENYSMHMDGRSPGTPPNTLLDYFPEDFLLVIDESHVTVPQVGAMYEGDASRKRVLVEHGFRLPSALDNRPLTFAEFEDRVGQTVYLSATPGTYEMERSDGVVEQIIRPTGLVDPKVVVKPTEGQIDDLFEEIRSRTDKDERVLVTTLTKRMAEDLTTYLADRGVRVEYLHSDVDTLRRVELLRELRLGQFDVLVGINLLREGLDLPEVSLVAILDADKEGFLRSTTSLIQTIGRAARNVSGEVHMYADKVTPAMREAIEETERRRIKQIAYNTEHGIDPQPLRKRIADVTDMLAREDVDTEELLAGGYRGHEPASVTARRKRAAEATVRERLAGAAQEDLVGLIDELSQQMHQAAENLSFELAARLRDEIQDLKKELRDMRGAS; this is encoded by the coding sequence ATGCGACCCGTCACCGACTTGCGCCGTACCAACAAGCCCTTCGAGGTCGTCAGCCGGTACACCCCCAGCGGTGACCAGCCCATCGCCATCACCGATCTCACCGAGCGCCTCAACGCCGGTGAGAAGGACGTCGTCCTGCTCGGTGCCACCGGCACGGGCAAGTCCGCCACCACTGCCTGGCTCATCGAGCAGGTCCAGCGCCCCACCCTCATCCTCGAGCCCAACAAGACCCTCGCCGCGCAGATGGCCGCCGAGTTCCGTGAGCTCCTGCCGAACAACGCGGTCGAGTACTTCGTCTCCTACTACGACTACTACCAGCCCGAGGCCTACGTCCCGCAGACGGACACCTTCATTGAGAAGGACTCCTCCATCAACGACGAGGTCGAGCGCCTGCGTCACTCCGCGACGAACTCCCTGCTTACCCGCCGCGACGTCGTCGTGGTGTCCTCGGTGTCCTGCATCTACGGCCTGGGCACGCCCCAGGAGTACGTCGACCGGATGACCCCACTGTCCGTGGGGGAGGAGATCGACCGCGACGAGCTCCTGCGGCGCTTCGTCACCATGCAGTACACGCGCAACGACATCGACTTCACGCGCGGCACCTTCCGCGTGCGTGGCGACACCGTCGAGATCATCCCCATGTATGAGGAACTGGCGATCCGCATCGAGTTCTTCGGCGACGAGATCGAGTCCCTGTCCACCCTGCACCCGGTCACCGGCGATGTCATCGCCAAGACCGACCAGGTCTACGTCTTTCCCGCCTCCCACTACGTCGCCGGCCCCGAGAGGCTCGCCAAGGCCATCGAGGGCATCGAGGTCGAGCTGGCCGAGCGGCTGGCGATCCTTGAGCGCGACGGCAAGCTCCTGGAGGCCCAGCGCCTGCGCATGCGCACCACCTACGACCTTGAGATGCTCCAGCAGATCGGCAGCTGCAGCGGCGTCGAGAACTACTCCATGCACATGGACGGGCGCAGCCCCGGCACGCCCCCCAACACGCTCCTGGACTACTTCCCCGAGGACTTCCTCCTCGTCATCGACGAGTCGCACGTGACCGTCCCGCAGGTGGGCGCCATGTACGAGGGCGACGCCTCGCGCAAGCGCGTCCTCGTCGAGCACGGCTTCCGTCTGCCCTCCGCCCTGGACAACCGGCCGCTGACCTTCGCCGAGTTCGAGGACCGGGTCGGCCAGACCGTCTACCTGTCCGCCACGCCCGGCACCTATGAGATGGAGCGTTCCGACGGCGTCGTCGAACAGATCATCCGACCCACGGGTCTGGTGGACCCCAAGGTCGTCGTCAAGCCCACCGAGGGGCAGATCGACGACCTCTTCGAGGAGATCCGCTCGCGCACCGACAAGGACGAGCGCGTCCTGGTCACCACCCTGACCAAGCGCATGGCGGAGGACCTGACCACCTACCTGGCGGACCGGGGTGTGCGGGTGGAGTACCTGCACTCCGACGTCGACACCCTGCGCCGCGTCGAGCTCCTGCGCGAGCTGCGGCTGGGGCAGTTCGACGTGCTCGTGGGCATCAACCTCCTGCGCGAGGGCCTGGACCTGCCCGAGGTCTCCCTCGTGGCGATCCTGGATGCGGACAAGGAGGGCTTCCTGCGCTCGACCACCTCCCTCATCCAGACCATCGGGCGTGCTGCCCGCAACGTCTCCGGTGAGGTCCACATGTACGCCGACAAGGTGACCCCCGCGATGCGTGAGGCCATCGAGGAGACCGAGCGGCGCCGCATCAAGCAGATCGCCTACAACACCGAGCACGGGATCGACCCTCAGCCCCTGCGCAAGAGGATCGCGGACGTCACCGACATGCTCGCGCGTGAGGACGTTGACACCGAGGAGCTCCTGGCCGGCGGTTACCGCGGGCACGAGCCCGCGAGCGTGACCGCCCGGCGCAAGCGGGCGGCCGAGGCGACCGTGCGCGAGAGGCTCGCCGGGGCTGCGCAGGAGGACCTGGTGGGTCTCATTGACGAGCTGAGCCAGCAGATGCACCAGGCCGCGGAGAACCTCAGTTTCGAGCTTGCCGCCCGCCTGCGCGACGAGATCCAGGACCTCAAGAAGGAGCTGCGCGACATGCGCGGCGCCTCCTGA
- the coaE gene encoding dephospho-CoA kinase, which produces MNGADHALTALVTACAPTAGGRDLLSLVPTQIPLAGAGPLRLERKLLPADPAGAGARAAALIETLSPDVVVHLAVGTQAAGLCLVATARTEDGTRLEPTWPADPLAGRLRAHGATAEVCNSTDPLSAAVLAACLTACRAQGRDEALAGMLHLPAAEPSTAVEQEALARLLVELIDQVRRHRAWREGHSRIRVPRPARPLRVGLTGGIGSGKSTVARLLAHHGALVVDADALAREALAPGSARIGRLRERFGDEVLTADGAVNRPALAARVFEDPRARADLEAITLPWIAQTAAEQLEAVGPGRVGVYDVPLLAEAGMADLFDLVVVVEAPMAQRLARLEQRGLPPEQAEARVRAQATDTHRRALADVVLLNDGTEEALADGVAWLWEHRVQQARAEDPEIEN; this is translated from the coding sequence ATGAACGGCGCCGACCACGCCCTCACCGCCCTCGTCACCGCCTGCGCTCCCACAGCCGGCGGCCGGGACCTCCTGAGCCTGGTGCCGACACAGATCCCCCTGGCCGGGGCCGGCCCGCTGCGCCTGGAGCGCAAGCTCCTACCCGCTGACCCTGCCGGGGCCGGCGCCCGGGCCGCCGCGCTCATCGAGACCCTGAGCCCCGACGTCGTCGTGCACCTGGCGGTCGGCACCCAGGCCGCCGGACTGTGCCTGGTGGCCACGGCCCGCACCGAGGACGGCACCCGTCTGGAGCCCACGTGGCCGGCGGACCCGCTGGCCGGGCGGCTGCGCGCCCACGGCGCCACCGCTGAGGTCTGCAACAGCACCGACCCGCTGAGCGCCGCGGTCCTGGCAGCCTGCCTCACCGCCTGCCGGGCGCAGGGGCGTGACGAGGCCCTCGCTGGGATGCTGCACCTGCCCGCCGCCGAACCCTCCACCGCTGTGGAGCAGGAGGCCCTGGCACGGCTCCTCGTCGAGCTCATCGACCAGGTCCGTCGACACCGGGCCTGGCGCGAGGGCCACAGCAGGATCCGCGTCCCGCGCCCGGCGCGCCCCCTGCGCGTGGGCCTGACCGGCGGCATCGGCTCCGGCAAGTCCACCGTCGCCCGCCTGCTCGCCCACCACGGCGCCCTCGTCGTCGACGCCGACGCCCTGGCCCGCGAGGCCCTGGCTCCCGGCTCCGCCAGGATCGGGCGGCTGCGTGAGCGCTTCGGCGACGAGGTTCTCACCGCCGACGGGGCCGTCAATCGCCCGGCCCTGGCCGCACGGGTCTTCGAGGACCCGCGGGCACGCGCCGACCTGGAGGCGATCACCCTGCCGTGGATCGCCCAGACCGCCGCCGAGCAGCTTGAGGCCGTCGGCCCCGGTCGCGTGGGCGTCTACGACGTCCCGCTGCTGGCCGAGGCGGGCATGGCGGACCTCTTCGACCTCGTCGTCGTCGTCGAGGCCCCCATGGCCCAACGCCTGGCCAGGCTCGAACAGCGCGGGCTGCCTCCGGAGCAGGCCGAGGCACGAGTGCGTGCCCAAGCCACCGACACCCACCGGCGTGCCCTCGCCGACGTCGTCCTGCTCAACGACGGCACCGAGGAGGCCCTCGCCGACGGCGTCGCCTGGCTCTGGGAGCACCGAGTCCAGCAGGCGCGTGCCGAGGACCCCGAGATCGAGAACTGA
- the rpsA gene encoding 30S ribosomal protein S1: MTTNTPSPAPVAVNDIGSTEEILAAVDETIKYFDDGDIVEGTVVKVDHDEVLLDIGYKTEGVILARELSIKHDVDPDEIVSVGDEIEALVLQKEDKEGRLLLSKKRAQYERAWGTIERVKEDDGVVTGTVIEVVKGGLILDIGLRGFLPASLVEMRRVRDLQPYVGRELEAKIIELDKNRNNVVLSRRAYLEQTQSEVRTNFLQTLQKGQVRTGVVSSIVNFGAFVDLGGVDGLVHVSELSWKHIDHPSEVVEVGNEVTVEVLDVDFDRERVSLSLKATQEDPWQAFARTHAIGQVVPGKVTKLVPFGAFVRVEDGIEGLVHISELAQRHVEVPEQVAKVGDEVFVKVIDIDLERRRISLSLKQANEGVDPASEDFDPSLYGMAAEYDENGNYKYPEGFDPETNEWLEGYDAQREAWEAEYAAAHARWEAHKAQVAKALEEDTETGDAAAPAGAASYSSTSNESTGTLASDEALAALREKLTGN; this comes from the coding sequence ATGACCACCAACACGCCCAGCCCCGCCCCGGTCGCCGTCAACGACATCGGCTCGACCGAGGAGATCCTCGCCGCCGTCGACGAGACCATCAAGTACTTCGACGACGGCGACATCGTCGAGGGCACTGTCGTCAAGGTCGACCACGACGAGGTCCTGCTCGACATCGGCTACAAGACCGAGGGCGTCATCCTCGCTCGTGAGCTGTCCATCAAGCACGACGTCGACCCCGACGAGATCGTCTCCGTCGGCGACGAGATCGAGGCCCTTGTGCTCCAGAAGGAGGACAAGGAGGGGCGCCTGCTTCTGAGCAAGAAGCGCGCCCAGTACGAGCGTGCCTGGGGCACCATCGAGCGCGTCAAGGAGGACGACGGCGTCGTCACCGGTACCGTCATCGAGGTCGTCAAGGGCGGTCTCATCCTCGACATCGGCCTGCGTGGCTTCCTGCCCGCCTCCCTCGTGGAGATGCGCCGCGTGCGCGACCTGCAGCCCTACGTGGGCCGCGAGCTCGAGGCCAAGATCATCGAGCTGGACAAGAACCGCAACAACGTCGTCCTCTCCCGCCGCGCCTACCTCGAGCAGACCCAGTCCGAGGTCCGCACGAACTTCCTCCAGACCCTGCAGAAGGGTCAGGTCCGCACCGGTGTGGTCTCCTCCATCGTCAACTTCGGTGCCTTCGTGGACCTCGGCGGCGTCGACGGCCTCGTCCACGTCTCCGAGCTGTCCTGGAAGCACATCGACCACCCGTCCGAGGTTGTCGAGGTCGGCAACGAGGTCACCGTCGAGGTTCTCGACGTCGACTTCGACCGCGAGCGCGTCTCCCTGTCGCTCAAGGCGACCCAGGAGGACCCGTGGCAGGCCTTCGCCCGCACGCACGCCATCGGCCAGGTCGTCCCGGGCAAGGTCACCAAGCTCGTCCCCTTCGGTGCCTTCGTCCGCGTCGAGGACGGCATCGAGGGCCTGGTCCACATCTCCGAGCTGGCCCAGCGTCACGTCGAGGTGCCCGAGCAGGTCGCCAAGGTCGGTGACGAGGTCTTCGTCAAGGTCATCGACATCGACCTCGAGCGTCGCCGCATCTCGCTGTCCCTCAAGCAGGCCAACGAGGGTGTCGACCCCGCCTCCGAGGACTTCGACCCGTCGCTGTACGGCATGGCCGCCGAGTACGACGAGAACGGCAACTACAAGTACCCCGAGGGCTTCGACCCGGAGACCAACGAGTGGCTCGAGGGCTACGACGCCCAGCGCGAGGCCTGGGAGGCGGAGTACGCCGCCGCCCACGCCCGGTGGGAGGCCCACAAGGCTCAGGTCGCCAAGGCTCTCGAGGAGGACACCGAGACGGGCGACGCCGCGGCCCCGGCCGGTGCCGCCTCGTACTCCTCGACCTCGAACGAGTCCACCGGCACCCTGGCCTCCGACGAGGCGCTGGCCGCTCTGCGCGAGAAGCTGACCGGCAACTGA
- the polA gene encoding DNA polymerase I, whose product MSTTKTTPTADTTRTEPRGRLLLIDGHSMAFRAYYALPVDSFTTSTGQATNAVHGFTSMFLSLMENEEPTHVAVAFDLAGGTFRTQEYSEYKATRDAAPEPFVGQVELIQDVLSAMGVRTVTAPGYEADDILATLAARAQEQGMEVLVCSGDRDSFQTVTDHCTVLYPVKGVSTLRRMTPAEVEERYGVPPQRYPHLAALVGETSDNLPGVPGVGPKTAAKWINLYDGLDGVIAHAEQISGKAGASLREHLDDVLRNRRLNRLLTDLDLGIDPAADLPAGRADRAALARVMESLEFRTLAQRAQRVLTFSDAVEPGEADDALTGPTTDVLGRDLQPGDVGRWLHRHLGDAGVLLGLDVVGTLMPGQGDARLLAVTDGRRALAVDLADLSADDEAELAELLADPDHPTVVADAKGVWHALRARGLDLDGVVADPSLAGYLCRPEQRTYDVASLAQRWLGVDIDALGNGEEPAQGEQQSAFDLEALSADDAAPAQLLACARRAGVLLPLQAALDAQMTARGVAHLFTDLEMPVAARLAQMEDAGIAVDDAVLAERESELDSRVTRAAESAYEAAGHEVNLSSPKQLQTVLFDELTMPRTRRTKTGYTTDAGALADLYAKTGHPFLQHLLEHRDAIKLRQTVEGLRKAVLPDGRVHTTFQQTVAATGRLSSTDPNLQNIPARTEEGMRIREAFIVGEGYECLLTADYSQIEMRIMAHLSGDEALVEAFRSGEDLHRYVAALVHGIDVEDVTAQQRSHVKAMSYGLAYGLSTFGLAKQLGIGNAEATALRDAYFDRFGKVHDYLEDVVEQARRDGYTETMLGRRRYLPDLTSDNRQRREMAERAALNAPIQGSAADIVKRAMINVADRLEALGLSSRILLQIHDELLLEVAPGEASAVEEVVRQMMSGAAHLSVPLDVSVGMGRTWREAAH is encoded by the coding sequence GTGAGCACCACGAAGACCACCCCGACCGCCGACACGACCCGCACCGAGCCCCGCGGCCGGCTCCTGCTCATCGACGGCCACTCGATGGCCTTCCGCGCCTACTACGCCCTGCCAGTGGACTCCTTCACCACCTCCACCGGCCAAGCCACCAACGCGGTCCACGGCTTCACCTCCATGTTCCTGTCCCTCATGGAGAACGAGGAGCCCACGCACGTCGCCGTCGCCTTCGACCTGGCGGGCGGCACCTTCCGCACCCAGGAGTACAGCGAGTACAAGGCCACCCGTGACGCCGCTCCGGAACCCTTCGTCGGCCAGGTCGAGCTCATTCAGGACGTGCTCAGCGCCATGGGGGTGCGCACTGTCACCGCCCCCGGCTACGAGGCCGACGACATCCTGGCCACGTTGGCCGCGCGCGCCCAGGAGCAGGGGATGGAGGTGCTGGTGTGCTCCGGCGACCGCGACTCCTTCCAGACCGTCACCGACCACTGCACCGTCCTGTACCCGGTCAAGGGCGTCTCCACGCTGCGCCGCATGACGCCCGCGGAGGTCGAGGAGCGCTACGGCGTGCCCCCGCAGCGCTACCCGCACCTGGCCGCCCTCGTGGGCGAGACGAGCGACAACCTTCCGGGCGTTCCCGGAGTGGGCCCCAAGACCGCCGCGAAGTGGATCAACCTCTACGACGGTCTCGACGGCGTCATCGCCCACGCCGAGCAGATCTCCGGCAAGGCCGGGGCGTCCCTGCGCGAGCACCTCGACGACGTCCTGCGCAACCGCAGGCTCAACCGTCTGCTCACGGACCTTGACCTCGGCATCGATCCCGCTGCCGACCTGCCCGCCGGTCGCGCGGACCGCGCCGCCCTGGCCCGCGTCATGGAGTCCCTCGAGTTCCGCACCCTCGCCCAGCGGGCCCAGCGCGTCCTGACCTTCTCGGACGCCGTCGAGCCGGGCGAGGCCGACGACGCCCTCACCGGTCCCACCACCGATGTCCTTGGCCGTGACCTCCAGCCCGGCGACGTCGGCCGCTGGCTGCACCGCCACCTCGGCGACGCCGGGGTGCTGCTCGGCCTCGACGTCGTCGGTACACTGATGCCCGGGCAGGGCGACGCCCGTCTGCTGGCCGTCACCGACGGGCGCCGGGCACTGGCCGTCGATCTGGCCGATCTCAGCGCCGACGACGAGGCCGAGCTGGCAGAGCTGCTGGCGGACCCGGACCACCCCACGGTGGTCGCGGACGCCAAGGGCGTGTGGCATGCCCTGCGCGCCCGGGGCCTCGACCTCGACGGCGTCGTCGCCGACCCCTCGCTCGCCGGCTACCTGTGCCGCCCGGAGCAGCGCACCTACGACGTCGCCTCCCTCGCCCAGCGCTGGCTCGGCGTGGACATCGACGCCCTCGGCAACGGGGAGGAGCCCGCCCAGGGCGAGCAGCAGTCCGCCTTCGACCTCGAGGCGCTGTCCGCCGACGACGCCGCCCCCGCCCAGCTGCTCGCCTGCGCCCGCCGCGCCGGGGTCCTCCTGCCGCTGCAGGCGGCTCTCGATGCGCAGATGACGGCACGCGGCGTCGCGCACCTGTTCACCGACCTGGAGATGCCCGTCGCCGCCCGCCTGGCCCAGATGGAGGACGCGGGCATCGCCGTCGACGACGCGGTCCTCGCCGAGCGCGAGAGCGAGCTCGACTCCCGTGTCACCCGGGCCGCCGAGTCCGCCTACGAGGCGGCCGGGCACGAGGTCAACCTCTCCAGCCCCAAGCAGCTGCAGACCGTCCTGTTCGACGAGCTCACGATGCCGCGCACGCGTCGCACCAAGACGGGCTACACCACGGACGCCGGGGCCCTGGCGGACCTGTACGCCAAGACCGGCCACCCCTTCCTCCAGCACCTGCTCGAGCATCGCGACGCCATCAAGCTGCGCCAGACCGTCGAGGGGCTGCGCAAGGCCGTCCTGCCCGACGGGCGCGTCCACACGACCTTCCAGCAGACCGTCGCGGCCACCGGCCGCCTGTCCTCAACGGACCCCAACCTGCAGAACATCCCCGCCCGCACCGAGGAGGGGATGCGCATCCGCGAGGCCTTCATCGTGGGCGAGGGCTATGAGTGCCTGCTCACCGCGGACTACTCCCAGATCGAGATGCGCATCATGGCCCACCTGTCGGGCGATGAGGCCCTGGTTGAGGCCTTCCGCTCGGGCGAGGACCTGCACCGCTATGTCGCCGCCCTCGTGCACGGCATCGACGTCGAGGACGTCACCGCCCAGCAGCGCAGCCATGTCAAGGCCATGAGTTACGGCCTGGCCTACGGCCTGTCCACCTTCGGCCTGGCCAAGCAGCTGGGTATCGGCAACGCCGAGGCGACGGCGCTGCGCGATGCCTACTTCGACCGCTTCGGCAAGGTCCACGACTACCTCGAGGACGTGGTGGAGCAGGCCCGGCGCGACGGCTACACCGAAACCATGCTTGGTCGGCGCCGCTACCTGCCGGACCTCACGAGCGACAACCGTCAGCGCCGCGAGATGGCCGAGCGGGCGGCCCTCAACGCCCCCATCCAGGGCAGCGCCGCGGATATCGTCAAGAGGGCGATGATCAACGTCGCCGACCGTCTCGAGGCGCTGGGGCTCTCCTCGCGCATCCTGCTGCAGATCCACGACGAGCTCCTGCTTGAGGTGGCCCCGGGGGAGGCGAGTGCCGTCGAGGAGGTCGTGCGCCAGATGATGTCGGGGGCCGCGCACCTGTCCGTGCCGCTGGACGTGTCGGTCGGGATGGGACGCACCTGGCGCGAGGCTGCCCACTAA
- a CDS encoding PaaI family thioesterase: MSNEDVLPAAPSPTMSPADVEAPVAFPVHGTRPFPATRPAGSAVSAPSALRAGLEAWEQGTLMTTLAMEVVERGPERVVVRMPVLGATQVAGVLHGGASAALVETAASVAARQAAPQGMVPAGAELHVSHLRPVRSGHVTAVAVPVHLGRRTAVHEVTVNDDEGRAVARGTLRCLYIEAG; this comes from the coding sequence ATGAGCAATGAGGACGTCCTGCCTGCTGCCCCCTCCCCCACCATGTCGCCGGCCGACGTCGAGGCCCCGGTGGCGTTCCCGGTGCACGGCACGCGTCCCTTCCCCGCCACGCGGCCTGCCGGCTCGGCTGTCTCGGCGCCCAGCGCTTTACGGGCGGGCCTGGAGGCCTGGGAGCAGGGCACGCTCATGACGACGCTCGCGATGGAGGTGGTCGAGCGCGGGCCTGAGCGGGTTGTCGTACGGATGCCGGTGCTTGGGGCCACGCAGGTGGCGGGGGTCCTGCACGGTGGGGCCAGCGCGGCGCTCGTTGAGACGGCCGCCTCCGTGGCGGCCCGGCAGGCTGCGCCGCAGGGCATGGTGCCCGCGGGGGCCGAGCTGCATGTCTCGCACCTGCGGCCGGTGCGGTCGGGGCATGTGACGGCTGTGGCGGTGCCGGTGCACCTGGGGCGCCGTACGGCGGTGCACGAGGTGACGGTCAATGACGACGAGGGGCGCGCCGTCGCCCGCGGGACGCTGCGCTGCCTCTACATCGAGGCGGGCTGA
- a CDS encoding ANTAR domain-containing response regulator produces MSTPASTTSRRVVVAEDETLIRLDIVETLTEAGYEVVGEASDGEEAVRLVDELEPDLCVMDVKMPVMDGITAAERILDKHSVAVVMLTAFSQTDLVERASAAGAMAYVVKPFTPADLIPAVEIAASRHEELQSLENEIADLQERFETRKRVDRAKGLLMEKTGQTEPEAFRWLQKTSMNRRLTMREVADAVIEQVGGGKE; encoded by the coding sequence ATGAGTACCCCCGCGTCCACCACCAGCCGCCGAGTCGTCGTCGCTGAGGACGAGACCCTCATCCGCCTGGACATCGTCGAGACCCTCACCGAGGCCGGCTACGAGGTCGTCGGAGAGGCCAGCGACGGTGAGGAGGCTGTGCGTCTCGTCGACGAGCTCGAGCCCGACCTGTGCGTCATGGACGTCAAGATGCCCGTCATGGACGGCATCACCGCGGCCGAGAGGATCCTCGACAAGCACTCCGTCGCCGTCGTCATGCTCACCGCTTTCTCACAGACCGACCTTGTGGAGCGCGCCAGCGCCGCGGGCGCCATGGCCTACGTCGTCAAGCCCTTCACCCCGGCAGACCTCATCCCCGCGGTGGAGATCGCCGCCTCCCGCCACGAGGAGCTGCAGTCCCTGGAGAACGAGATCGCGGACCTGCAGGAGCGCTTCGAGACCCGCAAGCGCGTGGACCGCGCCAAGGGCCTGCTCATGGAGAAGACGGGGCAGACCGAGCCCGAGGCCTTCCGCTGGCTGCAGAAGACCTCGATGAACCGCCGTCTGACCATGCGTGAGGTCGCGGATGCCGTCATCGAGCAGGTCGGCGGCGGTAAGGAGTGA
- the pyk gene encoding pyruvate kinase, producing MRRAKIVCTLGPATDSPEQVQALVDAGMNVCRINRSHGRAEDQEVLIARVRDAAEASGRSIAILVDLQGPKIRLGKFVNDQKVMLNKGDEFTITVEDVLGTVKRCSTTFKGLPGDCRPGDRLLIDDGNVAVRVTAVTDTDVVTRVEVPGYVSNNKGINLPGVAVSVPALSEKDREDLRWALTIGADLIALSFVRDANDIADVHEIMDEVGVRIPVIAKIEKPQAVDNLFDIVSAFDGIMVARGDLGVEMPLEAVPLVQKRAIELARRQAKPVIVATQVLESMIQNPRPTRAEASDCANAILDGADAVMLSGETSVGAYPIEAVRTMARIIENVEENGGERIAGLGSYPQTRGGALTRAAAEMGEQLDATYLVTFTQSGDTARRLSRLRSPIPLLAFTPLTTTRNQLSVSWGVATYETPEVRHTDEMVAQVDEVLQEKALAQPGDQIIIVAGMPPGTPGSTNSIRIHTVGETGDYRL from the coding sequence ATGCGTAGAGCCAAGATCGTGTGCACCCTCGGCCCCGCCACCGACTCCCCAGAGCAGGTTCAGGCGCTGGTCGACGCGGGCATGAACGTCTGCCGTATCAACCGTTCCCACGGCCGTGCGGAGGACCAGGAGGTCCTCATCGCACGTGTGCGCGACGCCGCTGAGGCCTCCGGCCGGTCGATCGCCATCCTCGTCGACCTCCAGGGCCCCAAGATCCGTCTGGGCAAGTTCGTCAACGACCAGAAGGTCATGCTCAACAAGGGCGACGAGTTCACCATCACCGTCGAGGACGTCCTCGGCACGGTCAAGCGCTGCTCCACCACCTTCAAGGGCCTGCCGGGCGACTGCCGCCCCGGCGACCGGCTCCTCATCGACGACGGCAACGTCGCCGTGCGCGTCACCGCCGTCACAGACACCGACGTCGTCACCCGCGTCGAGGTCCCCGGCTACGTGTCGAACAACAAGGGCATCAACCTGCCCGGCGTCGCCGTCTCCGTCCCGGCCCTGAGCGAGAAGGACCGCGAGGACCTGCGCTGGGCCCTGACAATCGGTGCCGACCTTATCGCCCTGTCCTTCGTGCGCGACGCCAACGACATCGCGGACGTTCACGAGATCATGGACGAGGTCGGGGTGCGCATCCCCGTCATCGCCAAGATCGAGAAGCCGCAGGCCGTCGACAACCTCTTCGACATCGTCTCCGCCTTCGACGGCATCATGGTGGCCCGCGGCGACCTCGGCGTCGAGATGCCCCTTGAGGCCGTGCCGCTCGTCCAGAAGCGCGCCATCGAGCTCGCCCGCCGCCAGGCCAAGCCGGTCATCGTCGCCACCCAGGTGCTGGAGTCGATGATCCAGAACCCGCGCCCCACGCGCGCCGAGGCCTCCGACTGCGCCAACGCGATCCTCGACGGCGCCGACGCCGTCATGCTCTCCGGTGAGACGAGCGTGGGCGCCTACCCGATCGAGGCCGTGCGCACCATGGCCCGCATCATCGAGAACGTCGAGGAGAACGGCGGCGAGCGGATCGCCGGCCTCGGCTCCTACCCGCAGACCCGCGGCGGTGCGCTCACCCGCGCGGCCGCGGAGATGGGCGAGCAGCTCGACGCGACCTACCTCGTGACCTTCACGCAGTCCGGCGACACGGCCCGGCGCCTGTCCCGCCTGCGCTCTCCCATCCCGCTGCTGGCCTTCACCCCGCTGACCACGACCCGCAACCAGCTCTCCGTGTCCTGGGGCGTGGCCACCTACGAGACGCCCGAGGTGCGCCACACCGACGAGATGGTCGCGCAGGTCGATGAGGTCCTGCAGGAGAAGGCGCTCGCGCAGCCGGGCGACCAGATCATCATCGTCGCGGGCATGCCGCCGGGCACCCCCGGCTCGACGAACTCCATCCGCATCCACACCGTGGGCGAGACCGGCGACTACCGCCTCTGA